CAACACGGTAAAGGTCCCAACCCACAACACCTTAAAGGTCCCAACCCACAACACCTTAAAGGTCTCAACCCACAATACCCTTAAGGTCCCATCCCACAACACGTTAAAAGTTCCAACCCACAACACCCTAAAGGTCCTATTCCACAACACCCTAAAAGGTCTGAGCCCGCAACCCCCTATAGGTCTCAACCCACAACCCCCTAAAGGTCTCAACCAACTCCTTAAAGGTCCCATCCCACAATTCCTTAAAGGTCCCATCCCACACTCCCTAAAGGTCTCAACCAACTCCCTAAAGGTCCCATCCCACAACACTCTAAAGGTCCCAACCCACCAGTGGAGGAAAGCCTTGCGGCGGAACATGGCGGTGAACTGCTCAGAGATGCGCTTGAACAGCTCCTGGATGGCGGTGGAGTTACCCACGAAGGTGGCGGACATCTTCAGGCCGCGGGGAGGGATGTCGCAGACGGCGGTCTTCACGTTGTTGGGGATCCATTCCACGAAGtagctgctgttcttgttctgcACGTTCAGCATCTGCTCGTCCACCTGTTGGAGGAGATTTGAGAGAGGAGTTTGAGTTGAGGAATCATGGCCGTGGTTTATACGTGTCAAAAGGAACAGAAAGGTGCGTGGGTGGAAACTGGAACGATCTGAACGGATACGTGCAATTGTGTGGTTTGGGGGAAAATCGGATTTTATCAACAACTAAACAGTAATAACCATCAGGTttgaaaaccaaaaaataaaaccttcacagtctctccccaccccatccgtAACATCCCTCATAATTTTGTTTCTGAGTTTATTTCCCTGGATATAATAGTGTTAAGTTtcatagacatttttttttattcctttgatAGATATGCATTTCCCATCTTCTAACATTCGCAACCAAAGAGATATTTATTCATTACAAaagtcaccaccaccatttcaTAATTTTGCACGATGGTACATGTCTACCAATACAACAATTCCTACATGTCTAACTGGGGTAATGTGTGATTACTACTTtggacttgtttttgttgttatttttccgaGTTCTACACTGGGAAGATAATTCAAGTAACGTTCCCTTTCGAAACGAAGTAAATGACCACGTGTTCCAACTGCCCCTCACCAGACTGTGTCCAATTCACGACTCACCTCCTTCATGGACATGCGGCCACGGAACATGGCGGCCACGGTCAGGTAGCGGCCGTGACGGGGGTCGCAGGCGGCCATCATGTTCTTGGCGTCGAACATCTGCTGGGTCAGCTCGGGCACGGTCAGGGCGCGGTACTGCTGGGAGCCACGGGAGGTCAGGGGAGCGAACCCGGGCATGAAGAAGTGGAGACGGGGGAAGGGCACCATGTTGACAGCCAGCTTGCGAAGGTCAGCGTTCAGCTGGCCTGTAAGGAGAGCAGACACAGACTTCTGAAAACCTGTCTTGCTGGTCTGTAAGGAGAGCAGACACAGACTTCTGAAAACCTGTCTTGCTGGTCTGTAAGGAGAGCAGACACAGACTTCTGAAAACCTGCAAGCTGCTTaactcacagactgacacaagctcttacagttgggccaacagtaaagtgagagctgtatggcgaatggtttccccactgcaaCATGATCtcatttgtcttttgtgaaggacgatggctttcaaactaggaggcaagatagcGCTGGCTCTTGTTCTGCAGTGTTTGGGGCTTGTTGAcatttggggaccatcccaacgctgactgtcctaaaaccctcttggccgagagagtggggatgtaacctgggcaaggcactctccgctacaatcaaattctggcccagacagtcgggacagctgttgcctccatgttgttctgatggtgatcgttggacacgactgactgtgatATATACATTAGGAGAATAGACACAGAAAAAGGTCTGTGATATGGTGGTTGTGGGgtgagaacatgtgtgtgtgtgtgtgtgtgtgtgtctttgtgtctccctgtgtgtgaaaTATCAGATTTCTAAAAACATGCGAAACATTTTTCATAAAGGACAAACAAGAACACATACTTGTTTCTATAATAGACGACATTTCTTGTTTGCGTCAGGCAAATATAGGATGATGAATATTTTTTGTatctttggtgtttttgttgttattgttgttgtctggaCTTGTTTGCTTTTCATAGTCAGCCACTTTTCTTCAACCAGAAAACACGACAGTACAAAGGAAAGTTATGAACGTTAAGTAATTCCATCCACAACAGCAaacaactatcaccaccaccaccaccgccaccaaacacacacatacactgaccccGATGTGGGGTCGTCACATAGAAAGATGAACCTGACAGGTCATCAGTGCGTCGACATGGGAGGTAAGTAAGCACAAGCTGAGAGGCATTAGTGTGCGGATTATCCCGCCTGTTGTCAGGCTCCCTGTACCGACAGTCTCTCTCGTCACCCCGCGATGGACGATAATTACTGTTAGTGGTTCCTGGTCTGTGTGCCTGACGTCAGTAGCGAGGGATGAGAAGGGGTGGACTACCTGTGTGggcgggtgtgcgtgtgtgtgtgggtggggtgggggagtgtgtgacaaagagagacaggcagacagacagagaaagcacacagaggtacagaaaacaacaaggaaGTGAGAGGTGATTGTCGGGTCATCAGACTGTCCGGCTTGTGTTGTGAGCAGAGCAACACGGCGATAGACAACGTGGTTTTCTCTTTGGATAATTATGATTAAGCTGGGGCTTGATTTGATTggagccccccctccccactacccccaccctacccatccccaccacacagtgtgtgtgtgtgtgtgtgtgtgtgtgtgtgtgtgtgtgtgtggtgtgtgagtgagtgtgtgtgtgtgcgtgcgagtgtgtgtgtgcgtgcgtgcgtgcatgtgtgttctaGTCCATCGACAGCTGCTGCACTCCGAGTTTATATTTCACAAGTTTTAATCTCTTTCCCTGACGTGCATGATCAGGTTACGGTCAGTGTTTGTACCGAGCGTGTGACTGACTGCAAGAGTTCATTTCCAGGTGGATGAATAAAGTGTGCTGATCtgatggcaatatccacaatattTTTCCGCACTTCAAGGCGGAATGAGCGGTGTTCAACAAGACGCGGACGTTCActtcgtcagtcacacacaagctctttgtcaactcagaataagcgcacattatttaaatatcgaacgaggaagatatgcaaacatttcccagagaagagaggttgtgTAATATaaatgtgaagttgttgaagatgaattacatttcttaaatacgtgtatcttatttcataatttgcgaaaccatctaattacatccgtacagcagtatgatcatcaatcaaatgtgatcaccagacaaatacaaaacaatatcctaaaaccaagtgatttattcgcctgcgatgactgtcaaaaaacactcgccaattatgtatttcattgcatgcgtattagatgatcgtttatttctttgttccttttattctttgttgtgtctaataATCTtttgggattttatgacaataaatgaagtcaagtcaagtcatgtcaagaggagagtggagggatggagggaagggggggggggaatgtggacattgccgatctgatttgatctgatttgatgaTTTGATCTGATGAGCACACTGACCAGGGAAGCGGAGGCAGGTGGTGACGCCGGACATGGTGGCGGACACCAGGTGGTTGAGGTCACCGTAGGTGGGGGTGGTCAGCTTGAGGGTGCGGAAGCAGATGTCGTACAGAGCCTCGTTGTCGATGCAGTACGTCTCATCTGTGTTCTCCACCAGCTGGTGCACGGACAGGGTGGCGTTGTAGGGCTCCACCACGGTGTCCGACACCTGGGTACGTAGGTAAATCACAGGTGAATTACAGGTAAATCACAGGTAAAACAGGGGTAAATAACGGGTACAACACAGGTACAGGGTGGTGTTGCATGGCTCCACCACCATGCTCGACACCTGAGTACAACACACAGGTAAAACACAGGTAAATGACAGGTAAAACACAGGTAAATGACAGGTAAAACACAGGTAAATGACGGGTAAAACACAGGTAAATGACAGGTACAGGGTGGTGTTTCAAGGCTCCACCACGGTGTCCGACACCTGTGTACAACACACAGGTAAAGCAGGTAAATCACAGGTAAACACAGGTAAAACGCAGTGTAAATCACAGGTAAAACACAGGTAAGGTAAAACACAGGTAAATCACAGATACAAGGTGGGGTTGCAGGGCTCCACCACCTGTTGAGGCACAGCAAGGGGGTGAGGATCAATATCAGTTCTAGACATGTTATACTGTGTGCTGGGaactggggaggtgggggggctgggaggggagtcgggggttgcgggggggagggggggcgggggggggggggcttagggcTTCGTAGGGCTCCACTACTGTGTCCCACTCGGGTTTGTTCGGCTACAGACCTGTTGGTTCTGCTACAGACGTGTTTATACTGTCAGGCATTTATTagctgtggtatgtgtgtgtgtgtttgtgtgtgtgggggggggggggggggggggggggggggtgaagatggGAGGGGTAGGAGACTGATAATTAAAATATACCAATACATTAATGGTGTGGAAGGAAGAATAATAATCATATCACATTCAGTTGCATGTGGCAAgatttgctggttttttgttgttgcttgttttgttttgttattttaatgatacactctgtgtgtgtgtgtgtgtgtgtgtgtgtgtgtgcgtgcgaaagaAACCACAGGGTGTGCCGCACCTTGGGGGAAGGCACCACGGAGAAGGTGTTCATGATCCTGTCGGGGTACTCCTCGCGGATCTTGGAGATGAGCAGGGTGCCCATGCCGGAGCCGGTGCCGCCGCCCAGGGAGTGGGTCAGCTGGAAGCCCTGCAGGCAGTCACAGCTCTCCGCCTCCTTCCTCACCACGTCCAGCACAGAGTCCACCTGCACGCCCACAACACACCGTCAGGACACGTTGGACTGCCCTGCTGCACGTGCTGCTTCTGCTGATGATGCgctctagcgcacgtaaaagaacccacggcaacaaaagggttgtccctggtaaaaattcaatagaaaaacccaattcgataggaaaaacaaataaaactgcaagcaggaaaaactacaaaaaaatgggtggcgctctctcccttgggagagcagccctaatttcacacagagaaatctgttgtgatacaataGTAATCGTTGTAAGCCTGCACCTCACACTGTACTCTGATGTATACATTCAATGTGAATATCTGTTTCGATTAATTCCCCCACAAAAGACTTGAAATTCAATTTGATTTAAACTTTAGATTTCACTAGATTTTGAttaatgaatcttttttttcatgtatcaATTTCTTGTGGTAACAGAGAAATCAAACAGGCCTTTCATTTTTCTTCATCCAGCCCTTAAAGGAAGGgcaaaaaatgaaagaacaagaatagagagggggggaaataCATCGTTGTTGTTACCGAATCTAAATTTGATTACAGAAATGCACTGTACAAATACCATTGATTGGTACTATTACTGTTTACTAGAATGATACAGGGAGGTCCCAAAAAGAAACTGTTTCCATCGgtaagcttcagtttcagtttcagtagctcaaggaggcgtcactgcgttcggacaaatccatatacgctacaccacatctgccaagcagattcctgacggTAAGCATTTTCATACACTAAACCAGCCCTGGAACAGACCTGTAATGTCAAAATGAACAAGACTTGAAGGAAAAGTTAGGTATATCTTTAAAAATAgagaagaaatggggaaggggagaaatgGCGCAGgacagatgggagggaggggaggttacTCACGAGCTCAGCGCCCTCAGTGTAGTGTCCCTTGGCCCAGTTGTTGCCGGCCCCAGACTGTCCGAAAACGAAGTTGTCGGGGCGGAAGATCTGACCGAAGGGGCCGGAGCGCACGGAATCCATGGTGCCGGGCTCCAGATCCACCAGCACGGCGCGGGGCACGTACTTGCCGCCTGGGAACATGGATAATCACCATCAGAGTTACTTTCGATTTTGAATTGAGTTCAATAAAACTTGCATGAGTTTAGATAAACAATgataacgaatgaatgaatgaatgaataaatgaatagataaataaatgaataaatgaataaagagtgTGTTGTTTAACACCATAGAGAGCCAAAGAATGCGTTCCTTCGAACAGAACCGAAAATTATAACATAAACTTACATCATTATTTGAATTGTATTTGATACTTCCAACTCTTTTTAAACATAGGATGGCTGGCTCAAACAAAACGTTTCTTCTTTTGATGACATTTCAGCTTGCTGTTTTGCCTGTGAAGGTCGGTCACTGAACGCACACACTGCGTGTAGTCAGCATTGATGGTAACTCACAACCTGTGTTTGCCCGtgaacgttttttttctttctttgtgtgtgtgtgtgtgtgtgtgtgtgtgtgtgtgtgtgtgtgtgtgtgtgtgtgtgtgtgtgtgtgtgtgtgtgtgtgtgtgtgtgtaaatagactgatttaagaaaaaagaaaaaaagaagaaagtgccgcatgtatgcatgtatgtatatatatatatatctgtctgtctatctatatctctgtctgtctgtctatctgtctgtctgtctgtctatctgccgatcaatcaatcagtctttttCGCTCTGAGTTTATCACgatattgccacacacacacacagacacatacacacgcgcgcgcgcacacacacacacacacacacacacacacacacacacacacacacacacacctgtggccTCATTGTAGTAGACGTTGATCCTCTCCAGCTGCAGGTCGGAGTCCCCGTGGTAGGTGCCGGTGGGGTCGATGCCGTGCTCGTCACTGATCACCTCCCAGAACTGTcaccatagcaacacacacacctcattaacCACCAAGATAAAAATTAATGACACTGGTCATGATACCATAGACACAAATGACCTATCTGATTACCTCTCTGCCTACCTCCTAGACTTCTCCGTACCCCCTACCCTATAGTCAGACAGTTGTGTGTCCTTAACAGGTGGAAAATGTGGTCATTTTTTACGCGATATGTAATCGAGTTTTGGTTTGGCAGTAGCATTCCCTTTACGTGCGTTTTGTGTGCACAACATTAAGGCTTTATTAACAGGAAATGTGGCTGTGATGGCAATGTAGAATTTCCATTCACACACTAAGTAAGAAAcatttgtttgattttcaagtcttTGTCTTGTTTGGGAAAGAAGTGTTCTGTGACTGAGCGCGAGTGTCTGCAGTGCACTTGGTTACTGTTTAATGTGTAACGCTCTTGGTCTAGGTCCAAAGTATCTGAGCGTATCATTTGATGTGAGCACATGGAACCTTGCTGTTGTCATTTGTCACGTAGCATCGCCATGAGTAACTTTGCCCAGAATAGCAGGTGACTCAGCACTTCGCAGGGTTGCTATGAATAgtattgttagtggtggtggtttgtgtgtgtgtgtgtgtgtgtgtgtgtgtgtgtgtgtgtgtgtgtgtgtatgcgcgcgcgtgtatatgtaatCACATTAGCTTTGGAGTCATTAATACACATTTTTTTCAATTCATCATATTTCATATAACAGCGAGGACGGTCTGACGttcacagcaatgatgataaagataactCATTGCTCACAGTCGTCTTCAGTCTGCAGGGTAGCAGTGTGTTGCTATGACGATAACAGGAGTCCTTTACAAATAGTGGAAATGTTGGCTCtcatactcagagagagagagagagagagagagagagagagttcacgcTGTTTTAAACTTGATATCAAGGTGCTCAGATAATTGTGTGCGTGATAATGAAACTGACACCAGCTGAACAAGTATCAAAGATAACGATACTCGTTACTACATCCTGTTTTATtatcctcttttttctctctcgctctctcccttcatctTAAATTGTGAAAAATACTCTCTatcgcttcctccccccccctctctctctcttcctctgtctctctctctatcgcttcccccccctctctctcttcctctgtctctctctctatcgcttcctcccccccctctctctctctctccctctctatcgcttctccccccccccttctctctctcttcctctgtctctctctatatattttcctcccccccctctctctctctctctctctctctctatcgcttctcccccccccttctctctctcttcctctgtctctctctctatattttcctcccccccaccttctctgtctctctctttacgtcagtgagtgaatgagtgagaaagCAGGCGCCCTGTCAAAAAACTGTCCGTTGACCCTTTGGTCAAGTCATGAATCAGAGCAGTTTAACGTCGTGTGTTATCTGCGGGGAAGTGGCAGGGAGGTCAGACTCCTTGTCCTCAATCCCTgtagagaggagggtgtgtggggggtgggagaggggggagaggggggagaggagagagatagggactaTTTCTCCCATACCTTTAAGGCACTCGAACAGGAGTGGGTGTTCATTATTCCTTAAGTTTCGATATGAAACTTTGCAAAGAATGACATGTAAATGTGACGGTCTGTAACTCAAGCCAGCACTCAGCCAGCTGTTATCTGATTCGAAATcggatgggtgggtggaacaAGTAAaacataatctgtgtgtgtgtgtgtgtgtgtgtgtgtgtgtgtgtgtgtgtgtgtgtgtgtgtgcgtgtgttgtgtgtgtgtgtgtgtgttgtgtgtgttgtgatgtgtgtgtgtgtgtgtgcgtgtgttttgtgtgtgtgtgtgtgttgtgtgtgttgtgatgtgtgtgtgtgtgtgtgcgtgtgttgtgtgtgtgtgtgttgtgtgtgttgtgatgtgtgtgtgtgtgtgtgcgtgtgttttgtgtgtgtgtgtgtgtgtgtgtgtgtgtgcgtgtgttgtgtgtgcgtgcgtgcgtgcgtgtgcgtgcgcgtgtatatgtgtgtgtgtgttcgtgtgtgtgcgcgcgcgtgtatatgtgcgtgcgtgcgtgtgtgtgtgtgtgtgtgtgtgtgtgtgtgtgtgtgcgcgcgtgtgtgtgcgtgtgtgtaagaacacagagtgagaagtgagagagagagagcaaagttgTCGCGCTGTCAGTCTCAAGCAGTGTCTATAGCTGACTGTTGGTAGGTGTGGAAGGGATTACAGCGTGTTGTGGTCTGTGCTACGTGGTCACTAGGGATTACTGTCTAAGCCGTACCTGTCCAACAcagcagtgtcccccccccccccccccccccccccccgcaccacaaCAATGGGTTCACATAGCGACGAGAGGACGCGAGCTGACCCAAGCTGTTAGTGCTGTCGCCGTGACGAATTAAAACTGTTTTCGTTAGCGTATACATATACCTGTtgttagactctctctctgtgtgtgtgtgtgtgtgtgtgtgtgtgtgtgtgtgtgtgtgtatgtgtgcgtgtgagtgagtgtgtgtccgtgtgcgtgtgcgtgtgcgtgtgcacgcgctcgtGCTAATTTATATGCATACGCACTGGCCTACTCATGTTAATTAtatttgaaaataataaaactgaTGAAACGACAGAAACTGGTTTCTTCCTACGGAAAACACATTAATTTTCTGGTCGCTTTGGAACTCTACATTGATTTATATTGACATTCGAGCTTTTTTTCCGCCAACGCATTTGTTTCAATCTAAttcagagaaccccccccccccacacacacacatacaaaaaaatatcCTGCCATTCGTGTCGTTGTCATGCCACACGCTGTAGTGGTGAAGACTAACGTTACATAAACTGGGCTACGGCTAGGTTTTGTACGAGTTATTATCATCACTACAAACAGAATACTGTTGTCTTCCAACAGGTGTTCGTTTATTTTTGAAGCCTACAAAAAGCATACAGCCAATGGTGAATGAAATGACAACGGAGAAAGACGATTTTATCCACGTGCACAGTGTCACATTACTTTGCCTTTGGTTGAATGTAATAGGTCTTTTTATCGTGCGGGATGACCTCAGTCTAATCAATGTAACGTGCAACTGTGATGAAAACTATTTAACTGTTCGGTAAGG
The sequence above is drawn from the Babylonia areolata isolate BAREFJ2019XMU chromosome 26, ASM4173473v1, whole genome shotgun sequence genome and encodes:
- the LOC143300839 gene encoding tubulin beta chain, with the protein product MREIVHMQAGQCGNQIGAKFWEVISDEHGIDPTGTYHGDSDLQLERINVYYNEATGGKYVPRAVLVDLEPGTMDSVRSGPFGQIFRPDNFVFGQSGAGNNWAKGHYTEGAELVDSVLDVVRKEAESCDCLQGFQLTHSLGGGTGSGMGTLLISKIREEYPDRIMNTFSVVPSPKVSDTVVEPYNATLSVHQLVENTDETYCIDNEALYDICFRTLKLTTPTYGDLNHLVSATMSGVTTCLRFPGQLNADLRKLAVNMVPFPRLHFFMPGFAPLTSRGSQQYRALTVPELTQQMFDAKNMMAACDPRHGRYLTVAAMFRGRMSMKEVDEQMLNVQNKNSSYFVEWIPNNVKTAVCDIPPRGLKMSATFVGNSTAIQELFKRISEQFTAMFRRKAFLHWYTGEGMDEMEFTEAESNMNDLVSEYQQYQDATAEEEGEFDEEEGEEEA